In Gemmatimonadota bacterium, one genomic interval encodes:
- a CDS encoding aspartate aminotransferase family protein yields MTTAQKISQEAVYRKRTPGSCEAFKRAGEVMPGVAKGAYYYAPYPVTIARAEGCHLYDVDGNRYVDFANHHTTQILGHNHPAVVQAVERQLEQGIAVAAPMGIETVLADELCRRVDSLEMVRFCNSGTEATLHAIRLAREYTGRHLIAKFEGGYHGSHDAVEISTSPDPAKAGPADRPVPVASAGGMPPNATDNVVILPFDDEAAVEAIVAEKSDELAAVILDPKTGVIPQRLDFVKAVREITARHRVLLILDEIVGFRASPGGVQAQCGILPDLSTYGKIVGGGFPAGAFGGRRELMSLLDPTQGKARVFQSGSFSAHPVTMAAGLAMLEVLTPDVYTRLDRLTDRLVHGLEDVFARTGTVATVAASGSTFSIYFTREPVRTYRAVAAADKGPVAAVFLGLLNRGYYLSNGLAMNCLSAAMDESHVDGLVEAVAGTLEEI; encoded by the coding sequence ATGACGACGGCACAGAAGATATCGCAGGAGGCGGTCTACCGCAAAAGGACGCCGGGATCCTGTGAAGCGTTCAAGCGCGCGGGTGAAGTCATGCCCGGCGTCGCCAAGGGCGCCTACTACTACGCGCCGTACCCGGTCACCATCGCGCGGGCAGAAGGCTGCCACCTGTACGACGTGGACGGCAACCGGTACGTGGATTTCGCCAACCACCACACGACGCAGATCCTGGGGCACAATCACCCGGCCGTCGTTCAAGCCGTGGAGCGACAGCTGGAGCAGGGCATTGCAGTGGCCGCTCCCATGGGAATCGAAACGGTGCTGGCGGACGAGCTGTGCCGGAGAGTGGACTCCCTGGAGATGGTCCGGTTCTGCAACTCCGGGACGGAGGCGACCCTCCACGCGATCCGGCTGGCGCGGGAGTATACGGGCCGTCACCTCATCGCCAAGTTCGAAGGGGGCTACCACGGCAGCCACGACGCCGTCGAAATCAGCACTTCACCCGATCCGGCGAAGGCGGGTCCCGCGGATCGGCCGGTGCCCGTGGCCAGCGCGGGAGGCATGCCGCCCAACGCCACCGACAACGTCGTCATCCTGCCCTTCGACGACGAAGCGGCCGTCGAGGCGATTGTCGCGGAGAAAAGCGACGAACTGGCGGCCGTGATCCTCGACCCGAAGACGGGCGTCATCCCCCAGCGATTGGACTTCGTGAAGGCGGTACGCGAGATCACCGCACGTCACCGCGTGCTCCTGATCCTGGACGAGATCGTGGGATTCCGCGCGTCACCGGGCGGGGTCCAGGCCCAGTGCGGCATTCTGCCCGACCTGAGCACCTACGGAAAGATCGTGGGCGGTGGGTTTCCCGCGGGCGCTTTCGGCGGCCGCAGGGAACTGATGTCCCTGCTGGATCCCACCCAGGGCAAGGCCCGGGTTTTCCAGAGCGGATCCTTCAGCGCACACCCCGTCACCATGGCCGCGGGCCTCGCCATGCTGGAAGTGCTGACGCCCGACGTGTATACAAGACTCGACCGTCTCACCGATCGTCTCGTGCATGGTCTTGAAGACGTGTTCGCCCGCACGGGTACCGTGGCGACGGTGGCCGCGTCCGGCTCCACCTTCAGCATCTATTTCACAAGGGAACCGGTCCGAACCTACCGCGCCGTGGCGGCGGCCGACAAGGGACCCGTGGCCGCGGTATTTCTTGGCTTGCTGAACCGCGGTTACTACCTGTCGAACGGCCTCGCCATGAACTGCCTTTCCGCGGCCATGGACGAATCGCATGTCGACGGTCTCGTCGAGGCGGTGGCCGGTACGCTGGAAGAAATCTGA
- a CDS encoding Gfo/Idh/MocA family oxidoreductase: MLPDDPEDSMASRYRAAVIGLGRMGSTFDDEIDQGGSIFLPYCHAPSYHAAPDVDLVAGADPHKEQSSIFGERWGIEGGHLYADYRDMLEQERIDLLSVCTTARIRSQIVQDAARAGVKAIWAEKPIALTLAEADAMVETCAKHGVALAINCARRWHPFFSHAKTMIEEDELGEIVQVTGYGQCGLSHNGSHLIDIVRYMAGGRVEWVYGEMESDEAAAGEKDLMGNGYLAFDNGVRAFVRGMPCGIANWEIDVLGTKGRFRSIANGQDAELVKLHPGGPRGRGVPARMPFPWPARYPSMGLTIVADLISAVENGHPPKCSGVDGREALEVAIALRESHRRKGQKVHLPVPDRELGILSAEIHQDDVPARVRRLRG; encoded by the coding sequence ATGCTCCCGGATGACCCGGAGGACAGCATGGCCAGCAGATACCGCGCCGCCGTGATCGGCCTCGGCCGCATGGGCAGCACCTTCGACGACGAGATCGACCAGGGCGGATCCATTTTCCTGCCTTACTGCCACGCGCCGTCCTACCATGCCGCGCCGGATGTGGACCTGGTCGCCGGGGCGGATCCCCACAAAGAGCAGAGCTCGATATTCGGCGAGCGCTGGGGCATCGAAGGTGGTCACCTTTATGCGGACTACCGCGATATGCTCGAGCAGGAGCGTATCGATCTGCTCAGCGTCTGCACCACGGCCCGGATCCGATCACAGATCGTTCAGGATGCCGCCCGGGCCGGCGTGAAGGCCATTTGGGCGGAAAAGCCCATCGCCCTGACCCTGGCCGAGGCGGACGCCATGGTGGAGACCTGCGCGAAGCACGGCGTCGCCCTGGCCATCAACTGCGCGCGGCGCTGGCATCCGTTCTTCTCCCACGCGAAGACCATGATCGAAGAAGACGAACTCGGCGAGATCGTACAGGTGACGGGCTACGGCCAGTGCGGTCTTTCCCACAACGGCAGCCACCTCATCGATATTGTCCGGTACATGGCGGGCGGCAGGGTCGAATGGGTGTACGGCGAGATGGAATCCGACGAGGCCGCGGCGGGCGAGAAAGATCTCATGGGCAACGGATACCTGGCCTTCGACAACGGGGTCCGGGCCTTTGTCCGCGGCATGCCCTGCGGGATCGCGAACTGGGAGATCGACGTCCTTGGCACGAAGGGCCGCTTCCGCTCCATCGCGAACGGGCAGGACGCCGAACTGGTGAAGCTGCATCCCGGCGGTCCGCGGGGCAGAGGCGTGCCCGCCCGCATGCCGTTTCCCTGGCCGGCCCGGTACCCATCCATGGGGCTGACCATCGTCGCGGACCTGATTTCGGCCGTCGAAAACGGCCATCCCCCGAAGTGTTCCGGGGTGGACGGGCGCGAGGCCCTGGAAGTGGCCATCGCCCTCCGGGAATCCCATCGAAGGAAAGGGCAGAAGGTTCACCTACCCGTGCCGGATCGTGAACTGGGCATCCTGTCCGCCGAAATACACCAGGACGACGTACCGGCGCGCGTCCGGCGCCTGCGGGGTTAG
- a CDS encoding adenylyltransferase/cytidyltransferase family protein, producing MPQHTRNEARIVDLDEFPGPKAREDLGAIVATSGGYDPLHPGHVSCLLESSAHGDTLVVIVNGDGFLRRKKGKPFMDLRARCQVVSCIRGVDYVIPFEIEDDDTVCEALRVIRPRVFTKGGDRTDMSNIPEWSVCKELGIEVISGVGLDKAWSSSDYLESWGRFWAGRTDRG from the coding sequence ATGCCGCAGCACACGCGAAATGAAGCCCGCATCGTAGACCTGGATGAGTTCCCCGGCCCGAAGGCCAGGGAAGACCTGGGCGCCATCGTCGCCACCTCAGGGGGGTACGATCCGCTTCATCCCGGCCACGTCTCCTGCCTGCTGGAGTCGTCGGCCCATGGCGATACCCTGGTCGTTATCGTCAACGGCGACGGGTTTCTTCGCCGCAAGAAGGGCAAGCCCTTCATGGATCTCAGGGCCCGTTGCCAGGTCGTCTCCTGTATCCGCGGCGTGGACTACGTCATACCTTTTGAAATAGAAGACGACGATACGGTCTGCGAGGCCCTGAGGGTGATCCGGCCCCGCGTGTTCACCAAGGGCGGTGACCGGACCGACATGTCCAATATACCCGAGTGGAGCGTATGCAAGGAACTCGGCATCGAAGTGATTTCGGGGGTGGGGTTGGACAAGGCCTGGAGCAGTTCCGACTACCTGGAATCGTGGGGACGATTCTGGGCCGGTCGTACGGACCGCGGGTAG
- a CDS encoding M1 family metallopeptidase gives MAQKGPESINRSKFRQIKQEAPTPNVYRTASGAPGHQYWQNEADYEMEIELDDVTQRLYGTETITYHNNSPDELAYLWVQLDQNVRAQDSDTRKIAGSRVSGQMSFAQLRRLLNDFDGGFKVEWVRDRRDNPLPHTINNTMMRVDIPEPLRPGRSFTFKIKWWYNINDRMKIGGRSGFEYFEEDDNYLYAIAQYFPRMAVYNEVEGWQNKQFLGRGEFTLPFGDYKVSITVPADHIVAATGVLQNPKDVLTDEQQARFERSRTADEPVMIVTEAEAIEAEKGRATEKKTWVFHGDNVRDFAFASSRKFIWDAMGVMSGPQHVMAMSFYPKEGNPLWERYSTKVVAHTMDVYSKYTFYYPYPTSISVHTNRIGMEYPMICFNGGRPEPDGTYSERTKYGMISVIIHEVGHNYFPMIVNSDERQWTWMDEGLNTFLQYLAEQEWDTEYPSRRGPAHQIVNYMKGDVERISPIMTNSESVFQLGPNAYGKPATALNILRETVMGRELFDHAFRSYSQRWMFKHPSPEDFFRSMEDASAVDLDWFWRGWFYSTDHVDLGLGDVKWFQINTRNPDVEKEIARADRAEENRGISYARNQTDITDPMVAQDSTLVDFYNRYDPFEVSILDQDEYESYLATLSPEDLAILESGKHFYELTFENVGGLVMPVILEFEFEDGTKEVQRIPAEIWRYRDDRVTKVFVMDQQVERITLDPFLETADTNLSNNVWPPQSKPTRFQLFKQRRRTPENPMQRQQRADDREQEEAEETKTETQ, from the coding sequence ATGGCCCAGAAGGGCCCTGAGTCGATCAACCGGAGCAAGTTCCGCCAGATCAAGCAGGAAGCCCCGACGCCGAACGTGTACCGGACGGCTTCCGGCGCGCCGGGTCACCAGTACTGGCAGAACGAGGCGGACTACGAGATGGAGATCGAGCTCGACGACGTGACGCAGCGCCTCTACGGCACCGAGACGATCACCTACCACAACAACTCGCCCGACGAGCTGGCCTACCTCTGGGTGCAGCTCGACCAGAACGTGCGGGCACAGGACTCGGACACGCGCAAGATCGCGGGCAGCCGGGTCTCGGGGCAAATGAGCTTCGCCCAGCTGCGCAGGCTGCTGAACGACTTCGACGGCGGCTTCAAGGTCGAGTGGGTGCGGGACCGGCGCGACAACCCGCTTCCCCATACCATCAACAATACGATGATGCGCGTGGACATCCCCGAGCCGCTCCGGCCCGGGCGGTCTTTCACGTTCAAGATCAAATGGTGGTACAACATCAACGACCGTATGAAGATAGGCGGCCGTTCCGGTTTCGAATACTTCGAGGAAGACGACAACTATCTCTACGCCATCGCCCAGTACTTTCCCCGCATGGCGGTGTATAACGAGGTCGAAGGCTGGCAGAACAAGCAGTTCCTCGGCCGGGGCGAGTTCACCCTTCCCTTCGGCGATTACAAGGTCAGCATTACCGTGCCGGCCGACCATATCGTCGCGGCGACCGGCGTGCTCCAGAACCCGAAGGACGTGCTGACCGACGAGCAGCAGGCGCGTTTCGAGCGGTCCAGGACCGCGGACGAGCCCGTCATGATCGTGACCGAAGCGGAGGCCATCGAAGCGGAGAAGGGCCGCGCGACCGAGAAGAAGACCTGGGTCTTCCATGGCGATAACGTGCGTGACTTCGCCTTCGCCAGTTCCCGCAAATTCATCTGGGACGCCATGGGCGTCATGTCCGGCCCCCAGCACGTCATGGCCATGTCCTTCTATCCCAAGGAAGGCAACCCCCTGTGGGAACGGTATTCCACGAAGGTGGTAGCCCATACGATGGACGTCTATTCGAAGTACACCTTCTACTATCCCTATCCCACGTCGATTTCCGTGCACACGAACCGCATCGGCATGGAATACCCGATGATCTGCTTCAACGGCGGCCGGCCGGAACCGGACGGCACCTACAGCGAGCGGACGAAGTACGGCATGATCAGCGTGATCATCCACGAGGTCGGCCACAACTACTTCCCCATGATCGTCAATTCGGACGAGCGGCAGTGGACGTGGATGGACGAGGGGCTGAATACCTTTCTCCAGTACCTGGCCGAACAGGAATGGGATACCGAGTATCCGTCCCGCCGCGGACCCGCCCACCAGATCGTGAATTATATGAAGGGCGACGTGGAGCGCATATCCCCCATCATGACCAATTCGGAGTCCGTGTTCCAACTCGGGCCCAACGCCTACGGCAAGCCCGCTACCGCGCTGAATATCCTCCGGGAGACCGTCATGGGCCGGGAACTCTTCGACCATGCCTTCCGCAGTTACTCACAGCGCTGGATGTTCAAGCATCCTTCCCCAGAGGATTTCTTCCGCAGCATGGAAGACGCCTCCGCGGTGGACCTGGACTGGTTCTGGCGCGGGTGGTTCTACAGCACGGACCACGTCGATCTCGGGTTGGGCGACGTGAAGTGGTTCCAGATCAACACGCGGAACCCGGATGTGGAGAAGGAGATCGCCCGGGCGGACCGGGCGGAGGAAAACCGGGGGATCAGCTACGCGCGCAACCAGACCGATATCACGGACCCGATGGTCGCGCAGGACTCGACGCTGGTCGATTTCTACAACAGGTACGATCCCTTCGAGGTTTCCATCCTCGACCAGGACGAGTATGAAAGCTACCTGGCGACCCTGTCCCCCGAGGACCTGGCCATCCTGGAAAGCGGCAAGCACTTCTACGAACTGACCTTCGAGAACGTCGGCGGGCTGGTCATGCCGGTGATCCTGGAGTTCGAATTCGAGGACGGAACGAAGGAAGTGCAGCGGATTCCGGCGGAAATCTGGCGGTACCGGGACGACCGCGTGACCAAGGTGTTCGTCATGGATCAGCAGGTGGAAAGGATCACCCTCGATCCCTTCCTGGAGACCGCGGATACCAACCTGAGCAACAACGTCTGGCCGCCGCAGTCGAAACCCACGCGCTTCCAGCTGTTCAAGCAGCGTCGCCGGACGCCGGAAAACCCGATGCAGCGACAGCAGCGCGCGGATGATAGAGAGCAGGAAGAGGCAGAGGAAACGAAGACCGAAACGCAGTAG
- the lepB gene encoding signal peptidase I: MHPRIRTIGREIVSFGLIALVLLAARSTLADHYTVPSGSMEYTLLPGDRIFVAKYTYGFRFPFTDWKLTEGREVERGEVVIFDSPVEDIRLVKRIVAVGGDTVSVRGGQVSINGAPMSSYTDMREEHYGERRVRLNLSYSGGEDYGPEIIPPGHLLAIGDARGNSKDGRVFGFISKEAVYGRAVSVYYRSDEGLCWLKL; the protein is encoded by the coding sequence ATGCACCCCAGGATCAGGACTATCGGCAGGGAAATCGTATCCTTCGGGCTCATCGCGCTGGTCCTGCTGGCGGCCCGGTCGACCCTGGCCGATCACTATACCGTTCCGTCCGGTTCCATGGAATACACGCTCCTGCCGGGAGACCGGATCTTCGTGGCCAAGTACACCTATGGTTTCCGGTTTCCTTTCACGGACTGGAAGCTTACCGAGGGGCGCGAAGTAGAACGGGGCGAAGTGGTGATTTTCGATTCGCCCGTGGAAGACATCCGCCTGGTGAAGCGGATCGTCGCCGTGGGGGGCGACACCGTGTCGGTCCGCGGCGGCCAGGTTTCCATCAACGGCGCACCGATGAGTTCCTACACGGATATGCGGGAGGAGCACTACGGCGAACGCCGGGTCCGCCTGAACCTCAGTTACAGCGGAGGGGAGGATTACGGTCCGGAGATCATTCCCCCCGGGCATCTCCTGGCCATCGGAGACGCCCGGGGAAACAGCAAGGACGGACGGGTCTTCGGTTTCATCTCAAAGGAAGCGGTCTACGGCCGGGCCGTATCCGTCTACTACCGCAGCGACGAAGGCCTCTGCTGGCTGAAGCTGTAG
- a CDS encoding sugar phosphate isomerase/epimerase, producing MKLGFVTYQIGRDWDVPAIIDMCGRTGFTGVELRTTHAHGVESSLSAGERSEVRRRFEDGGVDLVGLGTAFEYHSVDPDEVRSNVDGTVEYAKLAADLGCPGVKVRPNGLQTEAGIPEEATLEQIGKAVGECAEAAGGLGVQIRVEVHGKDTQEPRRMRAIMDHADHPNAYVCWNSNFGEVVNGSIETNYRLLAHKIGLVHITEIYRAEYPWRELFRLLQADGYEGYTLAEIAHSPEPERLMGYYKALWEVYQA from the coding sequence ATGAAGCTCGGGTTCGTGACCTACCAGATCGGCCGGGACTGGGACGTGCCGGCCATCATCGACATGTGCGGAAGGACGGGTTTCACGGGCGTGGAACTCCGCACGACCCATGCCCACGGCGTGGAATCCTCGTTGAGTGCGGGCGAGCGTTCGGAGGTACGGCGGCGTTTCGAGGACGGCGGCGTGGACCTGGTGGGACTTGGAACGGCCTTCGAGTATCATTCGGTCGATCCGGACGAGGTGCGGTCGAACGTGGACGGAACCGTCGAGTATGCGAAACTGGCGGCTGACCTCGGTTGTCCGGGCGTCAAAGTGCGCCCCAACGGCCTGCAAACCGAAGCGGGCATTCCCGAAGAGGCGACCCTGGAGCAAATCGGGAAAGCGGTCGGGGAATGCGCGGAAGCGGCCGGCGGCCTCGGCGTGCAGATCCGGGTCGAGGTGCACGGCAAGGACACCCAGGAGCCGCGGCGCATGCGCGCCATCATGGACCACGCGGACCATCCCAATGCATATGTCTGCTGGAACTCGAATTTCGGCGAAGTGGTTAACGGATCCATCGAGACCAACTACCGGCTGCTTGCCCACAAGATCGGCCTGGTGCACATCACCGAGATCTATCGCGCGGAATATCCCTGGCGGGAGCTCTTCCGGTTGCTTCAAGCGGACGGTTATGAAGGATACACGCTTGCGGAAATCGCCCACAGCCCCGAACCCGAGCGGCTGATGGGCTACTACAAGGCCCTCTGGGAAGTGTACCAGGCGTAA